The following are encoded together in the Oncorhynchus masou masou isolate Uvic2021 chromosome 5, UVic_Omas_1.1, whole genome shotgun sequence genome:
- the LOC135532072 gene encoding carcinoembryonic antigen-related cell adhesion molecule 1-like gives MALRTAGSVLVVFLWSVTVVLGQTGWSVTYTTQSICALKGSTVELTCSYTYPRGHKVTSTFWFTKMETGIEPEDIGQNAGRLEYHGDKKKHCNLRITDLRESDSATYKFRFITDQTRGKYYGEPGVTLSVTGLQVKVTGGHQDKTLTCITTCTLTDNPTYIWYKNGHKVKEDTSSLDSDSFSDADSYSCAVKGHEGLHSPAVYGPRNTSVSVSPSGDIVEGSSVTLTCSSDANPPVQSYTWLYRKNGGHYQSISNQNTVPHHVFNQIKSSDTGEYDCEAWNGMKTGRAETINIDVKFEWLKEHLSVSQSLW, from the exons atggccttgagaacagcaggaagtgtgttggtggtctttctctggtctgtgaCAG TTGTACTGGGGCAGACTGGCTGGAGTGTGACTTACACCACTCAGAGTATCTGTgccttgaaggggtcaacagtggagctgacctgctcttacacatatcccagAGGTCATAAAGTCACATCAACCTTCTGGTTCACTAAAATGGAGACTGGTATAGAACCTGAAGATATAGGTCAGAATGCAGGTCGTCTGGAGTATCATGGGGATAAGAAGAAACACTGTAACCTgagaatcacagacctgagagagagtgaCTCAGCTACGTACAAGTTCAGATTTATAACAGATCAGACAAGAGGGAAATATTATGGCGaacctggagtcactctgtctgtcacag GTCTTCAGGTGAAGGTGACTGGTGGACATCAGGAtaagacactgacctgtatcaccacctgtactctgactgacaaccccacctacatctggtacaagaacggacacAAAGTAAAGGAGGACACTTCCAGCCTGGACTCAGACTCCTTTAGTGAtgcagacagttactcctgtgctgtaaaaggccatgAGGGTCTCCACTCTCCTGCAGTGT ATGGACCAAGGAACacctcagtgtcagtcagtccctctggtgacatagtggagggcagttcagtgactctgacctgcagcagtgatgccaaccCTCCTGTCCAGAGTTACACCTGGTTGTACAGGAAGAATGGAGGTCACTATCAGAGTATCTCCAATCAGAACACAGTACCACATCATGTCTTCAATCAAATCAAGTCATCTGACACTGGAGAGTACGACTGTGAGGCCTGGAATGGGATGAAGACAGGGAGGGCTGAGACTATCAACATCGATGTGAAATTTGA ATGGCTCAAGGAACacctcagtgtcagtcagtccctctggtga